In one window of Tellurirhabdus rosea DNA:
- a CDS encoding nucleoside deaminase produces MNDEHYIREAIRLAREGMEAGQGGPFGAVIVKDGQIIGQGCNQVLATNDPTAHAEVVAIRDACQHLGTFQLEGCTLYTSCEPCPMCLGAIYWARPARIVYACLHSDAAQAGFDDHFIYQQIEKPREQRSIPMHQSHRDEAWTVFEAWMEKGDKTLY; encoded by the coding sequence ATGAACGACGAACACTATATCCGCGAAGCCATCCGGCTGGCCCGCGAAGGCATGGAAGCCGGGCAGGGCGGTCCGTTTGGGGCCGTCATTGTCAAGGATGGTCAGATTATCGGTCAGGGCTGCAACCAGGTTCTGGCCACCAACGACCCCACCGCCCATGCCGAAGTGGTGGCCATCCGCGACGCCTGCCAGCATCTGGGCACTTTCCAGCTCGAAGGCTGTACGCTCTACACCTCCTGCGAACCCTGCCCCATGTGCCTGGGAGCCATTTACTGGGCCCGCCCCGCCCGCATCGTCTACGCCTGCCTCCATTCCGACGCGGCCCAAGCGGGCTTCGACGACCATTTTATTTACCAGCAAATCGAAAAACCCCGCGAACAGCGCTCCATCCCCATGCACCAGTCCCACCGCGACGAAGCCTGGACGGTCTTTGAAGCCTGGATGGAGAAAGGGGATAAAACGCTTTATTAA
- a CDS encoding PadR family transcriptional regulator has product MNIENAQVQMRKGILEFCILHIISRGEVYASDMLDELTSARIMVVEGTLYPLLTRLKNAGLLDYKWVESTSGPPRKYYILTGSGQEFLKAMNDTWLDLSDSVSQIIGKVTPHKTVANGHPEPNE; this is encoded by the coding sequence ATGAATATTGAAAACGCCCAGGTGCAGATGCGGAAGGGAATCTTGGAATTCTGTATACTGCACATTATCTCGCGGGGGGAAGTTTACGCCTCCGACATGCTGGACGAACTGACGTCGGCCCGCATCATGGTTGTGGAAGGAACGCTTTACCCGCTGCTGACCCGGCTCAAAAATGCCGGACTGCTCGACTACAAATGGGTGGAATCGACCTCCGGGCCACCGCGCAAGTACTACATCCTGACCGGATCAGGCCAGGAGTTTCTGAAAGCGATGAACGACACCTGGCTTGACCTTTCGGATTCGGTTAGTCAGATTATCGGGAAGGTGACTCCGCACAAAACGGTCGCCAACGGACATCCGGAACCGAACGAATAA
- a CDS encoding SusC/RagA family TonB-linked outer membrane protein: MKFSTPPKGCWLLLPLLVVTHSGFSQTLALARQAPRTVSATPTVRKLGDVLSELKSHYRVDLVYSDRLVESFSVPVGVVNLNVGLERNLTNLLSPLGLRYRRIKDGAYVISSRKDRSTTALDPANIRETGSFSDLPEQSRPVQTLAALSFRQQAVSQDISLRGRVTDGENGQPLPGVNVAVKGTSRGTTTDGEGNYRLSVPEGGTTLVFSFIGYATQEIPITTQQVLDVQLKVDDRSLSEVVVVGYGTQQRRDVTAAISSINTRDIRDQPVPNIVEGLSGRLPGVLIQQNTGAPGNSPSIKIRGLGSISAGNGPLVVVDGQPLDAGALTNGGGLNLLNPNDIEKIDVLKDANATAIYGSRGANGVVVITTKRGKAGQTRLNLDYYTGVQQVTKQMDMLNAAQFAEFSKEAFNNAYLERVPGAKITDPNDLRPAGQRYRYPRGEFTGVNFDDPASLESYNYQDLIFQNAPISNYQLTASGGTDKVQFLVSGNYLNQDGVVKRSGIDRYTLRTNVDAQMLPFLKMGVSFSPSLTVEQRVNTDGHWASNGIINAALSLPPFIPIYQPGTTVYNSQAYYAAPYNWPGITNPVANIYEADNLARITRLLGNAYVELQLPLSIRYRGTIGGDIQHSRLNNYQTSALPLNQLLPPTAASAFSETFQNINWVTNHILTYNREVGPHRIEALAGLESQKNDFERNRINANNFPNDNVRTLNAGTITGGNSFRDQWSLASYFGRVGYTFRDRYLFNASIRRDGSSRFGRNNRWGTFPSASLGWRVSEEAFLKAVPVISELKLRASYGLAGNNAFSTNYPAIGLLSADNYVFGNALANGLAVNTIGNDNLTWEKSRQLDAGFDLGLFNNRIYFTADYYRRLTTDLLLAVQVPTLTGFSSAVQNIGKVENQGFEFALNTRNLTGAFSWTTDLNLSFNRNKVLALGPTGDPIRSGTGVGETNITMIGEPLGSFFGYRQLGVFRDRADLDSYPRFADAQPGDVKYEDVNGDGKIDANDRTLIGNNQPDFIYGITNSFSFRGIDVGIVIQGVQGGQILNLSRRFYENLEGNANALTTVLDRWRSPEQPGDGKTPRANTRTTGNNNAVSSRWVEDGSYFRVRNITIGYNLPKAVLQRIKVQNVRIYGGVQNAFTLSKYLSYNPEVSGYEGPLTGGVDYGSYPLARTYTIGINLGF, from the coding sequence ATGAAATTCTCTACTCCACCCAAGGGCTGCTGGCTGCTGCTGCCGCTGCTGGTCGTCACCCACTCGGGATTTAGTCAGACGCTGGCCCTCGCCCGTCAGGCTCCCCGGACGGTTTCGGCGACTCCCACGGTCCGGAAACTGGGCGATGTGCTCAGCGAACTGAAATCCCATTACCGGGTCGATCTGGTGTACAGCGACCGGCTCGTCGAATCGTTCAGCGTTCCGGTGGGCGTGGTCAATCTGAACGTTGGCCTGGAACGCAATCTGACCAATCTGCTGAGTCCGCTGGGGCTGCGCTACCGGCGCATCAAAGACGGGGCGTACGTCATTTCGAGCCGGAAAGACCGCTCCACGACCGCCCTCGACCCCGCCAACATCCGGGAAACCGGCTCGTTTTCGGACCTTCCCGAACAAAGCCGACCCGTTCAGACGCTGGCGGCGCTCAGCTTTCGCCAGCAGGCCGTCAGTCAGGACATCAGCCTGCGCGGCCGGGTCACCGATGGAGAAAACGGCCAGCCGCTGCCCGGTGTCAACGTCGCCGTGAAAGGCACTAGCCGCGGCACCACGACCGACGGCGAGGGCAATTACCGGCTTTCGGTTCCGGAAGGCGGCACCACGCTGGTCTTTTCGTTCATCGGCTACGCCACGCAGGAGATTCCGATCACCACGCAGCAGGTGCTGGATGTGCAGCTGAAAGTAGACGACCGCTCGCTTTCGGAAGTGGTGGTGGTCGGCTACGGCACCCAGCAGCGCCGGGATGTGACGGCCGCCATTTCCTCCATCAATACCCGCGACATCCGCGACCAGCCCGTACCGAACATCGTGGAAGGCCTGTCGGGACGCCTGCCGGGCGTGCTGATTCAGCAGAATACGGGCGCGCCGGGCAACAGTCCGTCGATCAAGATTCGGGGTCTGGGCTCCATCAGTGCGGGCAACGGTCCGCTGGTGGTGGTTGATGGCCAGCCGCTCGATGCCGGGGCGCTCACCAACGGCGGCGGCCTGAACCTGCTCAACCCGAACGATATTGAGAAAATCGACGTCCTCAAAGACGCCAACGCCACGGCTATCTACGGCTCCCGCGGGGCCAACGGGGTCGTGGTCATCACCACCAAGCGAGGCAAGGCCGGACAAACCCGCCTGAATCTGGATTATTATACCGGCGTTCAGCAGGTGACCAAGCAAATGGACATGCTCAATGCTGCCCAGTTTGCCGAATTTTCCAAAGAAGCGTTCAATAATGCCTATCTGGAACGGGTTCCCGGTGCCAAAATCACGGACCCCAACGATCTCCGTCCGGCGGGGCAGCGCTACCGGTATCCGCGCGGGGAGTTTACGGGGGTCAATTTCGACGATCCGGCCAGTCTGGAGTCCTACAATTACCAGGACCTGATTTTCCAGAACGCGCCCATCAGCAACTACCAGCTGACGGCCTCGGGCGGGACGGATAAGGTGCAGTTTCTGGTGTCGGGCAACTACCTCAATCAGGACGGGGTCGTCAAGCGGTCGGGCATCGACCGGTACACGCTGCGGACCAACGTGGACGCGCAGATGCTGCCGTTCCTGAAAATGGGCGTCAGTTTCAGTCCGTCGCTGACGGTGGAGCAGCGCGTCAACACGGACGGCCACTGGGCGAGCAACGGCATCATCAACGCCGCCCTAAGCCTGCCGCCGTTCATTCCGATCTATCAGCCGGGCACGACGGTGTACAATTCGCAGGCGTATTATGCCGCGCCGTACAACTGGCCGGGCATCACCAACCCCGTCGCCAACATTTACGAAGCCGACAACCTGGCCCGCATCACGCGCCTGCTCGGCAACGCCTACGTCGAACTGCAGCTTCCGCTCAGCATCCGTTATCGGGGGACCATCGGCGGCGATATTCAGCACTCGCGGCTCAACAACTACCAGACGTCGGCCCTGCCGCTGAACCAGTTGCTGCCGCCGACCGCCGCCTCGGCTTTCTCGGAAACCTTCCAGAACATCAACTGGGTCACCAATCACATTCTGACCTATAACCGGGAGGTGGGTCCGCACCGGATTGAGGCGCTGGCTGGTCTGGAAAGTCAGAAGAACGATTTTGAACGCAACCGCATCAACGCCAACAACTTCCCCAACGACAACGTCCGGACCTTGAACGCGGGGACCATTACGGGCGGCAACTCGTTCCGGGACCAGTGGTCGCTGGCGTCGTATTTCGGGCGGGTGGGCTACACCTTCCGCGACCGGTATCTGTTCAACGCGTCCATCCGCCGCGATGGGTCGAGCCGCTTCGGGCGCAACAACCGCTGGGGTACGTTCCCCTCGGCCTCGCTGGGCTGGCGCGTGTCCGAAGAAGCGTTCCTGAAAGCCGTTCCGGTTATTTCGGAATTAAAGCTGCGGGCCAGCTACGGATTGGCGGGGAACAATGCCTTCTCGACCAACTACCCGGCCATCGGCCTGCTCAGTGCTGACAACTACGTGTTTGGCAACGCGCTGGCGAACGGTCTGGCCGTCAATACCATCGGCAACGACAACCTGACCTGGGAGAAAAGTCGCCAGCTCGACGCCGGTTTCGATCTGGGTCTGTTCAACAACCGGATTTATTTCACCGCCGATTACTACCGCCGCCTGACCACCGACCTGCTGCTGGCCGTACAGGTACCGACGCTGACGGGCTTCTCCTCCGCCGTGCAGAACATCGGGAAGGTCGAAAACCAGGGCTTCGAATTTGCGCTGAACACCCGCAACCTGACCGGGGCCTTTAGCTGGACGACCGACCTGAACCTGTCGTTCAACCGGAACAAAGTGCTGGCCCTCGGGCCCACGGGCGACCCCATCCGCAGCGGTACGGGCGTGGGCGAAACCAACATCACGATGATCGGCGAACCGCTCGGCAGCTTCTTCGGCTACCGCCAGCTCGGCGTGTTCCGCGACCGGGCCGACCTCGACAGCTACCCTCGCTTCGCCGACGCCCAGCCCGGCGACGTGAAATACGAGGATGTGAACGGTGACGGCAAGATCGACGCCAACGACCGCACGCTGATCGGCAACAACCAGCCGGATTTCATCTACGGCATCACCAACAGCTTCTCGTTCAGGGGAATTGACGTCGGCATCGTCATTCAGGGCGTGCAGGGTGGTCAAATCCTGAACCTGTCGCGGCGTTTTTACGAAAACCTCGAAGGCAACGCCAACGCCCTGACGACGGTGCTCGACCGCTGGCGCTCCCCCGAGCAGCCCGGCGACGGCAAAACGCCCCGGGCCAACACCCGCACGACGGGCAACAACAACGCCGTGTCGTCGCGCTGGGTGGAAGACGGCAGCTATTTCCGCGTCCGGAACATCACCATTGGTTATAACCTGCCGAAGGCCGTCCTCCAGCGGATCAAAGTGCAGAATGTCCGGATTTACGGCGGGGTACAGAACGCCTTTACTCTTTCAAAATACCTGAGCTACAACCCGGAAGTGAGCGGCTACGAAGGACCGCTGACCGGCGGGGTCGATTACGGCAGCTACCCGCTCGCCCGGACGTACACGATAGGCATTAACCTCGGATTTTAA
- the porU2 gene encoding putative type IX secretion system sortase PorU2, protein MIRFFAVLISFLSVNWTLAQSARYGNEWIQFDQSYYRIPVAEKGLYRLTTEDLRRAGLPIASLDPATLQLFHRGVEQPVIVTGEADGRLDAADFLQFSGEGNDGALDSLLYRPAGTQPHPFYSMFSDTAAYFLTWSRTGTKGKRLINRPEPPSGPDSLATRRLLLTQEYSFRDFAPPTNRHEVYFEPGEGWTGPIQQKGIPFVQRLRLDGWVASDPRKPELALLLNGRDNSAHEVAIYAGKARRLLGLVRFSGFRTPTFRAVLEPDDLDADSTLTVSTVSQGPDATDRYSVSYLQVRYPHGAEAAPPAEPRTPRLERVHFRRLAAARPNYLIVSHESLMQPVGVVPDAVRAYAAYRASVAGGRYDTLVVTFRELMNQFSYGERSPLALRRFADYMLSADSATRRERFLLLIGRSNAYFPVRRNPAQDRLDALPTLAYMPGSDVSLTAGLAGFPDYVHAIPTGRLNTLNPQEVLHYLAKVQEYEQTPATAAWRKQLLHLSGGRNAFEQEIFRRITDAAAATAAGAFLGASVTTRSKQTNAPVEKVEAADVVNRGVGLLTVFGHSSPVITDTDLGYVSQPANGYRNRGRYPLLFFNGCGIGNIFFGATNNLSTDWLLAPDKGAIAVLAHGYTGFVGQLDNFTRVFYETLLGDSLWMPRPIGLVHQETARRMVQRFPNELDLANVSQMIFQGDPALRLFPLARPDFVLPPEGLFFGKADNAPDSVRLHLLVANAGRFHPSDKPAMELRQETTPGNWQAVLKRPGRAVAFRDTLSLAFRPEPIGGRTAYEIVIDPENRISELDETNNRLWFETVFENGKLSLTLPDSGQRFPPDRLNPLLEVTIDGARLPDGALVSPEPLIQLVLWDNDRYRIRADTVGLDILLKRPCPGCEFERVRLGGPQVNWQPAGPDNRFRLDYRPGPLTDGLYTLRVSAADVAGNPAGTQPYQIRFRVRTADSLSTVRAVPNPFRFRTRFSFALTGPKTPESATLFLYSADGQLVRQIRQSLRIGDNGIDWDGSDAGGALLPAGRYWFRLVLDDGRQKGGSVFFHR, encoded by the coding sequence ATGATACGTTTTTTTGCCGTTCTGATTTCATTTCTGTCGGTGAACTGGACCCTGGCGCAGTCTGCCCGCTACGGCAATGAATGGATTCAGTTTGACCAGTCGTATTACCGGATTCCGGTCGCGGAAAAGGGCCTGTACCGGCTCACAACGGAGGATTTGCGCCGCGCCGGCCTACCAATCGCCTCCCTCGACCCGGCCACGCTGCAACTTTTTCACCGCGGCGTGGAGCAGCCAGTCATCGTAACGGGCGAAGCGGACGGGCGGCTCGACGCCGCGGATTTCCTGCAGTTCAGCGGCGAAGGCAATGACGGGGCGCTGGATTCGCTGCTCTACCGCCCGGCCGGAACGCAGCCGCACCCGTTTTACAGCATGTTTTCCGATACGGCCGCTTATTTTCTCACCTGGAGCAGAACGGGAACGAAAGGTAAACGCCTGATAAATCGTCCGGAGCCGCCGTCCGGTCCGGATTCGCTCGCAACCCGACGCCTTTTGCTGACCCAGGAGTACAGCTTCCGGGATTTTGCTCCGCCCACCAACCGCCACGAGGTTTATTTTGAACCGGGCGAAGGTTGGACGGGGCCGATTCAGCAGAAAGGCATTCCGTTTGTGCAGCGCCTCCGGCTCGACGGCTGGGTGGCGTCGGATCCCAGAAAACCGGAACTGGCCCTGCTGCTCAACGGCCGGGACAACTCGGCTCACGAAGTGGCGATCTACGCCGGGAAGGCTCGCCGCCTGCTGGGCCTCGTGCGGTTTTCGGGTTTCCGGACGCCGACCTTTCGGGCCGTGCTCGAACCGGACGATCTGGACGCCGACAGTACGCTAACCGTTTCAACGGTTTCGCAGGGGCCGGACGCCACCGACCGGTACTCGGTCAGCTACCTCCAGGTCCGCTACCCGCACGGGGCCGAAGCGGCTCCCCCGGCCGAACCCCGGACGCCCCGCCTCGAACGGGTCCATTTTCGCCGGCTGGCGGCGGCCCGGCCCAACTACCTCATCGTTTCGCACGAAAGCCTGATGCAACCCGTCGGGGTGGTGCCCGATGCGGTGCGGGCGTACGCGGCCTACCGGGCATCGGTCGCGGGCGGCCGGTACGATACGCTGGTGGTGACCTTTCGCGAACTGATGAACCAGTTCAGCTACGGGGAACGCAGTCCGCTGGCCCTTCGCCGCTTTGCCGATTACATGCTAAGCGCCGATTCGGCGACCCGCCGCGAGCGGTTTCTGCTGCTCATCGGGCGGAGCAACGCCTATTTTCCGGTGCGCCGAAATCCCGCGCAGGACCGCCTCGACGCCCTGCCGACGCTCGCTTACATGCCCGGTTCCGACGTTTCGCTGACGGCCGGGCTGGCCGGTTTCCCGGATTACGTCCACGCGATACCCACGGGCCGCCTCAACACGCTGAATCCGCAGGAGGTTTTGCATTACCTCGCCAAAGTGCAGGAGTATGAACAAACGCCCGCCACGGCGGCGTGGCGGAAACAACTGCTGCACCTGAGCGGCGGGCGCAATGCGTTTGAGCAGGAAATCTTTCGCCGCATCACGGACGCCGCCGCCGCGACCGCCGCCGGGGCGTTTCTGGGGGCGTCGGTCACTACCCGGTCGAAGCAGACGAACGCGCCGGTCGAAAAGGTGGAAGCGGCGGACGTGGTCAACCGGGGTGTGGGTCTGCTGACGGTGTTCGGCCATTCGTCGCCGGTCATCACCGACACGGACCTGGGCTACGTTTCGCAGCCGGCCAACGGCTACCGAAACCGGGGCCGCTATCCGCTGCTGTTTTTCAACGGCTGCGGAATCGGCAACATATTTTTCGGGGCAACCAACAACCTGAGCACGGACTGGCTGCTGGCCCCGGACAAAGGCGCGATTGCCGTCCTCGCCCACGGCTACACGGGCTTTGTGGGCCAGCTCGACAATTTCACCCGCGTTTTTTACGAAACCCTGCTGGGCGACAGCCTCTGGATGCCCCGGCCCATCGGCCTTGTCCACCAGGAAACAGCCCGGCGGATGGTGCAGCGCTTTCCGAACGAACTGGACCTGGCGAATGTGTCCCAGATGATTTTTCAGGGCGATCCGGCGCTGCGCCTTTTTCCGCTCGCGCGGCCTGATTTTGTACTCCCGCCCGAAGGTCTTTTTTTCGGAAAAGCGGATAACGCCCCGGATTCGGTTCGCCTGCACCTGCTGGTCGCCAACGCCGGACGGTTCCACCCCTCCGACAAACCCGCGATGGAGCTTCGGCAGGAGACAACGCCGGGAAACTGGCAAGCCGTGCTGAAACGGCCCGGCCGGGCGGTGGCTTTCCGCGACACGCTGTCTCTGGCTTTCCGGCCGGAGCCGATTGGCGGGCGAACCGCCTACGAAATCGTCATCGACCCGGAAAACCGAATTTCCGAACTGGACGAAACGAATAATCGGCTTTGGTTTGAGACCGTTTTCGAAAACGGGAAGCTGAGCCTGACACTGCCCGATTCCGGCCAGCGCTTTCCGCCCGACCGCCTCAATCCGCTGCTGGAAGTGACGATTGACGGGGCACGCCTCCCCGATGGGGCGCTGGTCTCGCCCGAACCGCTGATTCAGCTTGTGCTCTGGGACAACGACCGCTACCGCATCCGGGCCGATACGGTCGGGCTGGATATTCTGCTCAAACGCCCCTGTCCGGGCTGCGAATTTGAACGGGTCCGGCTCGGCGGACCACAGGTGAACTGGCAACCTGCCGGACCCGACAACCGCTTTCGGCTCGACTATCGCCCCGGTCCGCTCACCGACGGGCTGTACACGCTCCGGGTTTCGGCGGCGGATGTAGCCGGAAACCCGGCGGGCACGCAGCCGTACCAGATTCGGTTTCGCGTCCGGACCGCAGACAGTCTTTCCACCGTGCGGGCGGTTCCCAATCCGTTCCGGTTCCGGACCCGGTTCAGCTTTGCCCTGACGGGCCCCAAAACGCCCGAATCGGCCACGTTGTTTTTGTATTCGGCTGATGGTCAACTGGTCCGGCAGATCAGGCAGTCGCTGCGGATTGGCGACAACGGCATCGACTGGGATGGGTCCGACGCGGGCGGGGCGTTGCTGCCAGCCGGTCGTTACTGGTTCCGGCTGGTGCTGGACGACGGCCGCCAAAAGGGCGGGAGCGTCTTCTTCCATCGGTGA
- a CDS encoding RagB/SusD family nutrient uptake outer membrane protein, whose translation MKRTYLITAALSLALTACQDGFLDLSPVSQASTATFYKTGGDLLNALNGAYGALQFNGQYGQFYVISEIPSDDTTPVLSGSVTDQDEFDKFYLRTTNPFLAARWSDGYRGIYRTNAVIDRSAGVTMDENLKKRVVGEAKFLRALMYFNLVRVFGDVPLVVKEIIDPQEGYAYGRSPVAEVYNQIVKDLTEAEAALPERYTGADVGRATRGAAKALLGKVLLTQRKFPEAAAKLKEVIDAGTYELLPNYADVFRASGKNHRESIFDVQYKKGSIGEGSGFANAYAPENSGNAVIQFGGGGNNQPTADLIQAYEPGDLRRDVSLATSYVNSAGRRIDYNFVRKYADQPITNGDSEDNWPVLRYADVLLMYAEALNESGQTAAALPFLNQVRRRAGLPNKTISAQAEMRTALEQERRVELAFEGHRWFDLLRTGRALPVLQAKAQAIGIKTALTANNLIFPVPQSQIDINKTKIQQNPGY comes from the coding sequence ATGAAACGAACATACCTCATTACGGCCGCTTTAAGCCTTGCGCTGACGGCCTGCCAGGATGGCTTCCTCGACCTGTCGCCGGTTTCGCAGGCGAGTACGGCCACTTTTTACAAAACCGGCGGCGACCTGCTCAACGCCCTGAACGGAGCTTACGGAGCCCTGCAATTCAACGGGCAGTACGGGCAGTTCTACGTCATTTCCGAAATTCCCTCGGACGACACGACGCCCGTGCTGTCGGGTTCGGTGACCGACCAGGACGAGTTCGACAAGTTTTACCTCCGGACCACCAACCCGTTTCTGGCGGCCCGCTGGAGCGACGGATACCGGGGTATCTACCGGACCAACGCCGTCATCGACCGGTCGGCAGGTGTGACGATGGACGAAAACCTCAAAAAGCGGGTGGTCGGCGAAGCCAAGTTCCTGCGGGCGCTGATGTACTTCAACCTCGTGCGGGTCTTCGGCGACGTGCCGCTGGTCGTTAAGGAAATTATTGATCCGCAGGAAGGCTATGCTTACGGCCGCAGCCCGGTTGCCGAAGTGTACAATCAGATCGTCAAGGACCTGACCGAGGCCGAAGCCGCCCTGCCCGAGCGGTATACGGGAGCGGATGTCGGCCGGGCGACGCGGGGAGCCGCCAAGGCTCTGCTGGGCAAGGTTTTGCTGACGCAGCGGAAGTTCCCGGAAGCCGCCGCCAAGCTGAAAGAGGTGATCGACGCCGGTACGTATGAACTGCTGCCCAACTACGCGGACGTGTTCCGGGCCTCCGGCAAAAACCACCGGGAGTCGATTTTTGATGTGCAGTACAAAAAAGGCAGCATCGGCGAGGGCAGCGGGTTCGCTAACGCCTACGCGCCCGAGAACTCGGGCAATGCCGTCATTCAGTTTGGCGGGGGCGGCAACAACCAGCCCACAGCCGACCTGATCCAGGCCTACGAACCGGGCGATCTGCGCCGGGACGTTTCGCTGGCGACCAGCTACGTCAACTCCGCCGGGCGGCGCATCGACTACAATTTCGTCCGGAAATATGCCGACCAGCCCATCACCAACGGCGATTCGGAAGACAATTGGCCGGTGCTGCGCTATGCCGACGTGCTGCTGATGTACGCCGAAGCGCTGAACGAAAGCGGACAGACCGCCGCGGCCCTGCCTTTTCTGAACCAGGTGCGCCGCCGGGCCGGACTGCCGAACAAAACCATTTCGGCGCAGGCCGAGATGCGGACCGCCCTCGAACAGGAACGTCGGGTAGAACTGGCTTTTGAAGGGCACCGCTGGTTCGACCTGCTCCGGACGGGCCGGGCGCTGCCCGTGCTTCAGGCCAAGGCGCAGGCCATCGGCATCAAAACAGCCCTGACGGCCAACAACCTGATTTTCCCGGTTCCGCAAAGTCAGATTGACATCAACAAGACCAAGATTCAGCAGAATCCAGGGTATTGA
- a CDS encoding thiamine diphosphokinase, with protein MSSHHIVREKQEPALLIANGESCDPELLGQLLEWSPFVVVLDNAIWRVLDLGIKVDAWLGDFDDAHDFEAVRARQYPIEIVHTPDQNKTDLHKGLEFLIERGFPAVNIVWATGRRADHTLANMTDIVRYKDQIRMVMLDDYSKITPLTGPFEKWFAKNTPISLFPVGTVEGVQTEGLAYNLHDESLTLGYRTSSSNAAAEDGFVRIRYRSGDLLLMECWD; from the coding sequence ATGTCTTCCCATCACATCGTCCGCGAGAAACAGGAACCCGCTTTATTGATTGCCAACGGCGAAAGCTGCGACCCCGAGCTGCTCGGTCAGTTGCTGGAGTGGAGTCCGTTTGTGGTGGTGCTCGATAATGCCATCTGGCGGGTGCTGGATCTGGGTATCAAGGTCGATGCCTGGCTCGGCGATTTCGACGACGCCCATGATTTCGAGGCCGTTCGGGCGCGGCAGTACCCGATTGAGATTGTCCACACGCCCGACCAGAACAAAACCGACCTTCACAAGGGCCTTGAATTCCTGATTGAGCGGGGTTTTCCGGCCGTCAACATCGTCTGGGCCACCGGCCGCCGGGCCGACCACACGCTGGCGAATATGACCGATATTGTCCGGTACAAAGACCAGATTCGGATGGTGATGCTGGATGATTATTCCAAAATCACGCCGCTGACGGGGCCGTTTGAAAAGTGGTTTGCCAAAAACACGCCGATTTCTCTCTTCCCCGTCGGAACGGTCGAAGGAGTGCAGACCGAGGGACTGGCGTACAACCTGCACGACGAATCCCTGACGCTGGGCTACCGCACCAGTTCCAGCAATGCCGCCGCCGAGGATGGCTTCGTGCGCATCCGGTACCGGAGCGGCGACCTGCTGCTGATGGAGTGCTGGGATTAA